One genomic region from Bombus terrestris chromosome 15, iyBomTerr1.2, whole genome shotgun sequence encodes:
- the LOC100645423 gene encoding uncharacterized protein LOC100645423: MSRRTMPLVGLNSCERIRPERLRNPIQRLVWGPGTQFLVGQVGLPEDEGSNPRMALRRLLRLYEGRQYREAAAFLMKLPHYTLRTTLPDIPVDLLIETLPHSLSLLEALYSRLVELNVDDAKILKVEQVLWRIVYLISISQDHFRLRIWCKLLISLNKLAPNARSILAARKRTLDRAVEGLGKHGLVASCHPSNLENAGASNLVPLPVALKEQLESRIEAYKLAVHKIESFGKHARTHRADQGVQAASHQRQLSLKYSEIQQRLIDNQSLLNTLEKAGDPSSLESLLSELKRRVEQDKEALRQWTALRKSTFGGNTKNPPLAARLLQFSRGCELALQLMNQDNLQVFELSENLPDDYDEESSSSAGYHTDESCSPTPEPSVRNGCMILRMEETFPNLTFDDATAERLAERYAALYDQAHLHTLDALDALQPLKDATDLKAKILYSVVVLSWRLAGIIQTSRYLQAMKILNGTAAPEQTTPELEECVKRQLATSGARTGSREVAEQVVNQLERTLYDFPCLQGCVEVKNYADACSSLAWACLARVTPLVLDVAQALEFRRDIHLRHHASPDPNGTRIKTVLWPGLREGCQGPCLHKAVVLTS, translated from the exons ATGAGTAGAAGAACTATGCCACTGGTTGGACTGAATTCTTGCGAGAGAATAAGACCGGAAAGACTTAGGAATCCTATTCAAAGACTCGTGTGGGGTCCTGGTACTCAGTTTCTAGTTGGTCAAGTTGGTTTGCCCGAGGACGAGGGATCGAATCCACGAATGGCTCTGAGAAG GCTCCTTAGATTGTACGAGGGAAGACAATACAGAGAAGCAGCTGCTTTTCTCATGAAACTGCCACACTATACCTTGAGGACGACTCTACCGGACATTCCCGTGGACCTGTTGATCGAAACGCTTCCTCATAGCCTGTCTCTGCTGGAGGCTCTCTACTCGAGGCTCGTCGAGTTGAACGTGGACGACGCGAAAATCTTGAAAGTGGAGCAAGTCCTTTGGAGGATCGTCTATCTGATCTCGATCAGCCAGGACCATTTCCGTCTGAGGATCTGGTGCAAGCTGCTGATCTCCCTGAACAAATTGGCTCCTAACGCGAGGAGCATCCTGGCCGCTAGGAAAAGGACTTTGGACAGGGCGGTGGAAGGTTTGGGCAAGCACGGATTGGTGGCATCCTGTCATCCAAGCAATTTGGAAAACGCCGGGGCGTCGAATCTGGTGCCTTTACCCGTGGCGCTGAAGGAGCAGCTGGAGAGCAGAATCGAGGCGTACAAGTTGGCCGTGCACAAGATCGAGAGCTTCGGCAAGCACGCGAGAACTCACAGAG CGGACCAAGGTGTACAGGCGGCGTCGCATCAGAGGCAACTTTCGCTCAAGTACAGCGAGATTCAGCAGAGGCTGATCGATAATCAGAGTTTGTTGAACACGTTGGAGAAAGCTGGCGACCCAAGTAGCTTAGAAAGTCTGTTATCCGAGTTGAAGCGTAGGGTCGAACAGGACAAGGAAGCTCTCAGACAATGGACAGCCTTGAGGAAATCCACTTTCGGCGGCAATACGAAGAATCCACCGCTAGCCGCCAGATTGCTGCAATTCTCCAGAGGCTGCGAGCTAGCACTACAATTGATGAACCAGGATAATCTACAA GTATTCGAGCTGAGCGAAAATTTGCCGGACGACTACGACGAGGAATCCAGCAGCAGCGCTGGTTATCACACGGACGAGAGCTGCAGCCCGACTCCGGAACCATCGGTCAGAAACGGATGTATGATTCTCAGGATGGAGGAGACTTTTCCAAATTTAACGTTCGACGACGCGACCGCCGAACGACTGGCCGAGAGATACGCGGCTCTCTACGACCAGGCACATTTGCATACGTTGGACGCTCTGGACGCTCTGCAGCCTCTGAAGGACGCAACCGACTTAAAAGCCAAGATACTCTATTCGGTGGTCGTG CTCTCCTGGCGGCTGGCGGGCATAATTCAGACGTCGAGGTATCTGCAAGCGATGAAAATTCTGAACGGTACCGCGGCCCCGGAACAGACGACGCCGGAGTTGGAAGAATGCGTGAAGCGACAGCTGGCGACTTCCGGTGCACGAACCGGTTCCCGCGAGGTCGCGGAACAGGTGGTCAACCAGCTGGAAAGAACTCTGTACGACTTTCCGTGTCTACAGGGATGCGTAGAGGTCAAGAACTACGCCGATGCTTGTTCCAGTTTGGCCTGGGCCTGTCTGGCGCGTGTCACGCCTTTGGTCCTCGACGTGGCTCAAGCTTTGGAATTCAGACGAGACATTCATCTGAGGCATCACGCCTCTCCGGATCCAAATGGTACGAGAATTAAGACAGTTTTGTGGCCCGGTTTGAGGGAAGGCTGTCAAGGACCCTGCCTTCACAAGGCGGTTGTCCTTACTTCTTAA
- the LOC100642706 gene encoding general transcriptional corepressor trfA isoform X1: protein MGKTPKKATPGGDERNLYSRRLKATTAPPNPSETSLRKRQRKSKISNRSKLNTLIKRVPHNQRKNFKSKIQEPMKVELERSAKQGTGNPDKTAGSSKEKKSVVPQQSEESNSVKMQPESEEADPKLNPIVQIEYTKNDSSKDTEESDKEYVSHTPSESSSVLKTQDDLEDAEVVVEKEQLECQKEASDSDKNQEDCQENNLNLHFEIENNIENTIAEKADNVDLKKENDEKCPPEQEMSKDDIHEKEDFQSESQTDTESNSADVIEFTTSEISEASEILSQNDIEKEKEKEMEVAEESISKNISFVSYDPSIMLKDVQIKLNDCLKENSKLFDTSNASHSMSSQPPKDMSFGKTLRSISGRRSLSRMRHVTLREYRYSPSDSMFVNTSSASLPQDDTMDFKILRYSTDLSDTLSTTNGSSTERKRKLDAEDWNSMKKQKTESENSLLHSPISLLKGLRKPIQVSTPVSDLKFKTGRLELNENSKPANEGNKKWCAIM, encoded by the exons ATGGGTAAGACGCCAAAGAAGGCGACACCTGGGGGCGATGAGAGGAATTTGTACAGTCGGAGACTGAAGGCAACGACCGCGCCGCCAAATCCTTCTGAAACTAGCTTGCGCAAGAGACAGCGCAAATCCAAGATTTCGAACAG ATCTAAATTGAATACCTTAATAAAGAGAGTACCACATAATCAAAGGAAAAACTTTAAA AGCAAAATTCAGGAGCCAATGAAAGTTGAATTAGAACGTTCTGCAAAACAGGGAACGGGAAATCCGGATAAAACAGCTGGAAGTTCTAAGGAAAAAAAATCAGTTGTTCCACAACAAAGTGAAGAATCAAACTCTGTAAAGATGCAGCCAGAATCAGAAGAAGCAGATCCAAAGCTAAATCCAATTGTACAGATAGAATATACTAAAAATGATAGTTCTAAAGATACAGAGGAATCTGATAAGGAGTATGTTAGTCATACTCCTTCCGAATCCAGTTCAGTGTTGAAAACACAGGATGATTTGGAAGACGCAGAAGTAGTGGTTGAGAAGGAGCAATTGGAATGCCAGAAGGAAGCAAGCGATTCTGATAAAAATCAAGAAGATTGCCAGGAGAACAAtctaaatttacattttgaaatagaaaataatattgaaaacacAATTGCAGAAAAGGCAGACAATGTagatttaaaaaaggaaaacgatgaAAAATGCCCTCCTGAACAGGAGATGTCAAAAGACGATATACACGAGAAGGAAGACTTTCAAAGCGAATCTCAAACCGACACGGAAAGTAATTCGGCAGATGTTATAGAATTCACAACGTCGGAAATATCTGAAGCATCTGAAATTTTATCACAGAATGATAtcgagaaggaaaaggaaaaggaaatggAAGTAGCTGAGGAAAGCATCAGCAAGAATATATCGTTCGTTTCGTACGATCCTTCGATAATGTTGAAGGACGTGCAGATTAAGTTGAACGATTGTTTGAAAGAGAATTCGAAGTTATTCGACACGAGTAACGCTAGTCACAGTATGTCGAGCCAGCCGCCGAAGGATATGTCCTTCGGGAAGACGCTGAGAAGCATTTCTGGTCGGCGTTCTCTCAGCAGAATGCGTCACGTGACTTTGCGCGAGTACAGGTACTCGCCGAGCGATTCGATGTTCGTCAATACGTCGAGCGCATCGTTGCCGCAGGACGATACAATGGATTTTAAGATTCTTCGTTATAGTACCGATTTATCTGACACTCTTTCTACCACAAATGGTAGTTCGAccgaaagaaaacgaaaacttGACGCCGAAGACTGGAATTCTATGAAAAAGCAGAAAACTGAATCTGAGAACAGCTTGTTACATAGCCCTATCAGTTTATTGAAAGGGTTACGCAAGCCTATACAAGTCTCCACCCCGGTTTCCGACTTGAAATTTAAGACTGGTAGATTGGAACTGAACGAGAATAGTAAACCAGCAAACGAAGGTAACAAAAAATGGTGTGCTATCATGTAA
- the LOC100642706 gene encoding uncharacterized protein LOC100642706 isoform X2 → MKVELERSAKQGTGNPDKTAGSSKEKKSVVPQQSEESNSVKMQPESEEADPKLNPIVQIEYTKNDSSKDTEESDKEYVSHTPSESSSVLKTQDDLEDAEVVVEKEQLECQKEASDSDKNQEDCQENNLNLHFEIENNIENTIAEKADNVDLKKENDEKCPPEQEMSKDDIHEKEDFQSESQTDTESNSADVIEFTTSEISEASEILSQNDIEKEKEKEMEVAEESISKNISFVSYDPSIMLKDVQIKLNDCLKENSKLFDTSNASHSMSSQPPKDMSFGKTLRSISGRRSLSRMRHVTLREYRYSPSDSMFVNTSSASLPQDDTMDFKILRYSTDLSDTLSTTNGSSTERKRKLDAEDWNSMKKQKTESENSLLHSPISLLKGLRKPIQVSTPVSDLKFKTGRLELNENSKPANEGNKKWCAIM, encoded by the coding sequence ATGAAAGTTGAATTAGAACGTTCTGCAAAACAGGGAACGGGAAATCCGGATAAAACAGCTGGAAGTTCTAAGGAAAAAAAATCAGTTGTTCCACAACAAAGTGAAGAATCAAACTCTGTAAAGATGCAGCCAGAATCAGAAGAAGCAGATCCAAAGCTAAATCCAATTGTACAGATAGAATATACTAAAAATGATAGTTCTAAAGATACAGAGGAATCTGATAAGGAGTATGTTAGTCATACTCCTTCCGAATCCAGTTCAGTGTTGAAAACACAGGATGATTTGGAAGACGCAGAAGTAGTGGTTGAGAAGGAGCAATTGGAATGCCAGAAGGAAGCAAGCGATTCTGATAAAAATCAAGAAGATTGCCAGGAGAACAAtctaaatttacattttgaaatagaaaataatattgaaaacacAATTGCAGAAAAGGCAGACAATGTagatttaaaaaaggaaaacgatgaAAAATGCCCTCCTGAACAGGAGATGTCAAAAGACGATATACACGAGAAGGAAGACTTTCAAAGCGAATCTCAAACCGACACGGAAAGTAATTCGGCAGATGTTATAGAATTCACAACGTCGGAAATATCTGAAGCATCTGAAATTTTATCACAGAATGATAtcgagaaggaaaaggaaaaggaaatggAAGTAGCTGAGGAAAGCATCAGCAAGAATATATCGTTCGTTTCGTACGATCCTTCGATAATGTTGAAGGACGTGCAGATTAAGTTGAACGATTGTTTGAAAGAGAATTCGAAGTTATTCGACACGAGTAACGCTAGTCACAGTATGTCGAGCCAGCCGCCGAAGGATATGTCCTTCGGGAAGACGCTGAGAAGCATTTCTGGTCGGCGTTCTCTCAGCAGAATGCGTCACGTGACTTTGCGCGAGTACAGGTACTCGCCGAGCGATTCGATGTTCGTCAATACGTCGAGCGCATCGTTGCCGCAGGACGATACAATGGATTTTAAGATTCTTCGTTATAGTACCGATTTATCTGACACTCTTTCTACCACAAATGGTAGTTCGAccgaaagaaaacgaaaacttGACGCCGAAGACTGGAATTCTATGAAAAAGCAGAAAACTGAATCTGAGAACAGCTTGTTACATAGCCCTATCAGTTTATTGAAAGGGTTACGCAAGCCTATACAAGTCTCCACCCCGGTTTCCGACTTGAAATTTAAGACTGGTAGATTGGAACTGAACGAGAATAGTAAACCAGCAAACGAAGGTAACAAAAAATGGTGTGCTATCATGTAA